A single region of the Marmota flaviventris isolate mMarFla1 chromosome 10, mMarFla1.hap1, whole genome shotgun sequence genome encodes:
- the Tchhl1 gene encoding trichohyalin-like protein 1 yields the protein MPRLLRSVLCVIETFHKYSREDGDKARLTCRELKRLLQGEFGDFLQPHVMHAVERNLNLLDSDKDGTISFDEFVLAIFSLLNLCYVDIQSLLSAEPRQVSKSEKNPDEELADLPEPAAARNPPETQKSTDTEDESGTSVVQEPEKDAAGSLPETSGSEEPEACGRTSKTPEPPAQGRGRETTDPPAQGGSRTVSEPPDVGAPGEEGHPTAGQKGRDRVAQAPVLEARSQDGQRQRLQEPSRERDAETRSETRFLGSEGRNQGRPETEKAPIPGEEAKDAEDGLAAKGTPEAPGRTQESAPPGRPEPPSAGPDGRGETGRAAGIGAQPVREDPELSPNAEGSCETPDALAPREGNLSSERRELRVRGRSQGHVDPHRGSVPGAHGDNPDPQKQGPPGDHGVLEAAVLSVREEDGQLPEEQGQPAPGEHKSQGSGTKDPGVAVERQGPPEAQETTAGGEDRKFQEADVTDQISVMQLPKNENSRKGVKVQDPKTKEEKGGALEAHESLLKSQDEDDPISPETHLEAGEHATLEEEDASPQKQEGEGDDQPSPAKTESGFEERRQRDQEPYSVQRGAVQSSTLYHYLQEKMWKQTNINQEENQNAAQAVRASGPELCSSQSRSCLTGSHASQPSTRELLPGEDPADPQQTSAPQTLEDK from the exons ATGCCTCGGCTCCTGAGAAGTGTCCTCTGCGTAATCGAGACCTTCCACAAGTATTCCAGAGAGGATGGTGACAAGGCAAGGCTGACCTGCAGAGAGTTGAAACGGCTCCTTCAGGGCGAGTTTGGGGACTTCCTTCAG CCCCATGTTATGCATGCTGTGGAGAGAAACCTGAATCTTCTGGATAGTGATAAAGATGGCACCATCAGTTTTGATGAATTCGTTCTTGCGATCTTCAGTTTATTGAACCTCTGTTATGTTGACATACAATCATTACTAAGTGCAGAACCGAGACAGGTGTCTAAGTCAGAGAAGAACCCAGATGAAGAGCTTGCTGACCTGCCCGAACCAGCTGCTGCCAGGAACCCACCAGAGACACAGAAGTCAACTGACACGGAGGACGAGAGTGGGACGTCTGTGGTCCAAGAGCCAGAAAAGGATGCTGCTGGGAGCCTCCCTGAGACAAGTGGTTCCGAGGAACCTGAGGCCTGCGGCAGAACATCCAAGACCCCAGAACCCCCTGCACAAGGAAGGGGGCGCGAAACAACGGACCCACCGGCCCAAGGTGGCAGCAGAACTGTTTCAGAACCACCCGATGTTGGAGCCCCAGGAGAAGAAGGACACCCAACAGCAGGGCAGAAAGGACGTGACAGGGTGGCCCAGGCGCCAGTCCTGGAAGCTCGCTCGCAGGACGGGCAGCGGCAGCGACTCCAAGAACCGTCGAGGGAAAGAGATGCCGAAACCCGGTCTGAAACACGGTTCCTGGGATCGGAAGGAAGGAATCAGGGTCGTCCTGAGACGGAGAAGGCACCGATCCCAGGAGAAGAGGCCAAGGATGCCGAAGACGGCCTCGCAGCGAAGGGGACCCCCGAAGCCCCAGGAAGAACCCAGGAGTCGGCCCCCCCGGGGCGTCCCGAGCCCCCGTCCGCGGGACCCGACGGCAGAGGAGAAACCGGCAGGGCCGCGGGGATCGGGGCCCAGCCAGTCAGGGAGGACCCCGAGCTGTCCCCGAATGCCGAGGGGTCCTGTGAGACCCCCGACGCCCTGGCTCCTCGAGAAGGGAACCTCAGCTCAGAGAGGAGGGAACTGCGCGTGCGCGGGCGTTCCCAGGGTCACGTGGACCCACACCGCGGGTCGGTGCCGGGAGCTCACGGGGATAACCCAGATCCCCAGAAGCAGGGACCACCAGGTGACCACGGAGTGCTGGAGGCAGCGGTGCTGTCAGTCAGAGAAGAGGATGGTCAGCTCCCAGAGGAGCAGGGACAGCCTGCTCCGGGGGAGCACAAGAGTCAAGGCTCAGGGACAAAGGACCCAGGTGTGGCTGTGGAGCGCCAGGGACCCCCAGAGGCACAGGAGACCACAGCAGGGGGTGAAGACAGAAAGTTCCAGGAGGCAGATGTCACTGACCAGATTTCTGTAATGCAGCTCCCTAAAAACGAAAACAGCAGAAAAGGGGTAAAGGTCCAGGACCCGAAGACCAAAGAAGAGAAAGGTGGAGCCCTAGAGGCCCACGAGAGCCTACTAAAAAGTCAGGATGAGGATGACCCCATCTCCCCTGAGACACACCTTGAAGCAGGAGAGCATGCGACACTGGAGGAAGAGGATGCAAGTCCTCAaaagcaggaaggagaaggtgATGACCAACCAAGCCCAGCCAAGACTGAGTCAGGCTTTGaagaaaggaggcagagagacCAGGAGCCCTACTCTGTGCAGAGAGGTGCCGTCCAATCCAGCACACTCTACCACTACCTGCAAGAGAAGATGTGGAAGCAAACGAACATAAATCAAGAGGAGAATCAAAATGCAGCTCAGGCAGTCAGAGCATCAGGGCCGGAGCTTTGCAGCAGTCAGTCCAGGTCATGCCTCACCGGCAGCCACGCGTCACAGCCGTCCACCAGGGAACTTCTGCCTGGTGAGGATCCTGCCGATCCACAGCAAACATCAGCACCCCAAACCCTGGAAGATAAATAG